The nucleotide sequence AGCAGGCTCTCCCGGAGCATCGGGTTGTGCACTGCCGAGCCGATCACTGCACTGATATCGCTGGTgcattggtgtccctggccagccggGCTGTGCTGCGCTTCAGGGCAGTGCACGAGGAAAAAGGTGCACAAAGTTAGCACGTCCCCGTCTTGCAGCCCTAGCTGCTCCAGCACTGCTTCCCATACCAGCCGGATTCTCTGGTTCTTGGTTTTGCGCCTCATGACAGAGGCTAAGGTGGGGAGGCCTCCCGCCAGATCGGGCAGCTTCACTCTTACACGGGAATGCAAGTCGCAAAGCGTTTCACTGACAATGCTGTAGAAAAGATTTATCTCCACAGAAGTGAACCTGCCAGGGAGATGGAGACACATAAACCACTTCTCAGACAAAAATACTTCCCAGAGACTTCAGTTCATTCCCATTTAGGCAATAAGTGTTCTAGTGGTCTCTAAAAGCCCTAGCAATCACTGTCAAGCAGTTAAAacattaatcacacaattaaaaattaatcacaatcatgtatttaatcatgctgttaaacaAGAGAACACTATTTACATAATTTTGGGtatttgctatgtttttaatACATTGATTTCATAATtgacagaatacaaaatgtacagtgctcactatttttattacaaatacttaACACTGTATAAACCaaagaaattatatttttcaattaACCTAAGTACCATGGTGCAATGTCTTTATCATAATAGTTGAACTTACAGATGTAGGCTTATATACTAAAATTAGTTGTATTAAAAAATACACAATATAAAACTTCACAACTTAAAAGTCCACTCAGTACTACTTCTGCAGCTGCCATTGCTGTCCAGGGGTTTcttggtacttttttttttttttttttaataaaaagccaGTTATTTAGACATCTAAATATAAGTATGGGAGCCTTAATTTCAAGCACCGAAATATGAATTTTGTCCTTATTCGCCAACAGAACAAAAACCAGGGCATTAATGAGATTCTGATTGTTACTGCTTACAGTGGGACACAGTTATCTGAGAAGTTTTGAAAGAGCATATGGTGTCTCTGATATTCTTAGAAATGGTATGGGTTTTTTAAGATACAATATTATTACGTGCATATTTGAAgtgtttttaaaagtctttgcACTTGGAATGGAATTTGTCTTGCCAATATCAACAAACTAGTCTCTTGCATTAACAGGCAATTCAAAGCCACATCTTGGATATACAAAGAGTTATGTTCATTGTACTCagtctatgtctacattgcatccctgttgcacaaaagcctatgcaaatgaagtgcagattagtatactgctgtgcttcatttgcataattaattaggggccgtttttgcacaaaacccccctcctgtgcaagagctttctttcaggaagaatggctcttgcacaagaggggggttttgcgcaaaaaggagcagtgtagatgatacctttttgtgcaaaagcctcctgttcaaaaacggcccctaattaattatgcaaatgaaacacagcaatatgctaatctgtgcttcatttgcataggcttttgcacaagagagatgCAATGTAGACGTGTAATATAGATTCTATTCACCGTCACTGGCATGTGTAGAATGTTACAGATTTCTCAATTCTCTAGTCTCCCAAGTCCCAACTGGTGCATAGTGAAAACTAAGCTGGTTCTTTTTCTTTTGTGGCATACCTGTCCTCCAGCAAGGATGTCCACATCTCATCCTGAtccacctgcttctccagggtTTCACCCTGAAACTGCAGCTTTTGGGTCAGTTTCTCCATGGAGGAGTTCAGCTCTTTGAACTGAGACTCCAAGGTCTGCAGCCTGTTTTCCACCCTGTGGAATATAAGAACCACTCATATTATTAGAATCAACATATCTCAACTTCTGCACAGAAAGAAGACTCCACATCTGCTGCATTATGACTAACTTGAGATCCAATTTAAGATTTCTCCATTTTACTTAGAAGTCCTCCTGACTCCTTTTGCAATTATTTGCCAGTTGAGCTTCAGTTGCTTGATGTAGTCTGGGTGCCTTTAGAAGCCATCGCATAGTCTTCTTCACAGGCTGTCAAGGCTATCTGAATTAATGCATCAGACACCCTAATTCTTACTAGGAGAGCTTCTGTACCTGCTATTCGTGACCTATCAAGTACAGTCTAATCTTGGGGGTTTCATTTGAGGACCCAAATTAATCCTACATGACACGTAAGTCAGCGCTGTATAAAATCCACCACTACTTAATATTTAAATCTACTTTATATTGAGTTGGCCtatatgtgtgtgtgcctgtctgttcaagaactcctaaatggcaGGAGTTAGGCCCACCACGttcggcaggcagcttcctcttatcgtaacttaaagcaagggcaggggttggttgtgccaggacaatgggatgtgcctggactgGGATTGCTTCTCCTAAACCCCTTCAGAggagagacaatcaccaggcaggtgaaaggggttgaCTGTGGGATGCCCCTTTGCCTGGGACTGCAccagccctgagtctcccacCCCTCATGCACCCTTTAAAGAGGGTGGGAAGGCTGAATCTCCCACCCCATTTGTATAGGAACATTACAGGGAGCCAAGGGAAAGTGCCCaggttgctgcattcctcactctggctggggagctcaggggcagatgaacctggacctgccccagccaggggacatgcaccctcctcccgctctgcctgctggagctacagcagccGTGAAGGGGcgtttctcacctggcctcaagctgctgcagtgagaataGGCGAAGGTCAGCCTCTCTTCCTGGGACAGccagcaccctgaacccctcctccctagcccaatgatttcaatgaagcatggacattttcattttattttctgccacacaaaaattgagttaagagtCCCAGCAATGCAAAGCAAATCTTCTAGTAGTACTACAATACTTAAACCCAGcctcttcctttcctcctcaGCCTGGTGACTTCCCAGTCCCTACAAACTCCCCTCTAGGTGCTAATGCTCGGGCTGCACTACCTCTACACACCCTGGTTTCACGTGGGTACTATCATATGCAGGGTTTGCAGCGTCATTCAATGGCTCTCAACGCTCCTGCCACCTTAGTGCAAGTCTAGAGGTGGTTCTTTAAGCATGGCGGAACCAAGCAGCTGCAGCACAAAAAGGCTATTTTAGAATTGCtctctctcttccagccagtgAGTACATCCCAGCAGCAGTAGTATATTTGCTTTACAGCAGCCACTTTTACTACAACATTTATTTGAGCAGACACCAACTTTAAACATATTCAAGCCTCTCCTGTTAGATAATGTTTGCACAATTGTCAGACCTGGAACTCCCATATATgtgcttttcaggaaaagggGCTATGTATTCTCCATCTTGAGTAACTAGAGCAGCATTTTCAACCATGTTTTTCCTTCCCTTCTAATTGCAATATGAACTATTTCAATGACACCGTCTGCACATTAAATAAGATGATTGTGTGAGACCCGGCAACATGAAGTTAAGTTTCTTCCGTGGGCTCCCTCACTCCCGTCCTTCTCTTTTACATTCACTGGGTTCTGAGCTCACCAGTCCTGGGCTCACCTAAAAACACTTGCTCAGAACTGGACCATATCACAACACAAACATGTTCAACA is from Pelodiscus sinensis isolate JC-2024 chromosome 10, ASM4963464v1, whole genome shotgun sequence and encodes:
- the SMCO1 gene encoding single-pass membrane and coiled-coil domain-containing protein 1, with product MTFTQSQIFCPRCCRLPTREKIEPGFKPVEFAILLFLFPMKMTKETISLHSLNETLNRVENRLQTLESQFKELNSSMEKLTQKLQFQGETLEKQVDQDEMWTSLLEDRFTSVEINLFYSIVSETLCDLHSRVRVKLPDLAGGLPTLASVMRRKTKNQRIRLVWEAVLEQLGLQDGDVLTLCTFFLVHCPEAQHSPAGQGHQCTSDISAVIGSAVHNPMLRESLLRAARVAETGRAQRGPGQAAAPVHTPCVVGSHPLRPPGPDPAAPVHTRCAAGSYPLCPPGPDPAAPVHTPCAAGSYPLRPPGEGPAEGNQND